A genomic region of Colletotrichum destructivum chromosome 1, complete sequence contains the following coding sequences:
- a CDS encoding Putative cytochrome P450: MITPAEILEHYQVIRQTFAPLRLSRWQLMRLLASQLWREASPVAKTVGVAAALLLLASIVAWMTRPPSLRRLGIPPAIKSKSGRLDFKEVLEDTARMRPDTPFYLNAFGIEYVVMPSKCFDEVKRLPEKNASGFAYFYQVFHGAWTGAGVQTPELGKTIAVELTRAIPSLVQWRQQDCAAAFNMAVGACPDWREIKLYSTMQDMVASVNASAIVGREMGTDQKWIRAVDRMPMGVAIPTIILGYLPAFLRPITKPFLFLPLKLIRWKIKRMLRPVLERDIREYERSTDKKDLLGPKEQGKVQLTGWLLARYKGKMDFDALVQDYITLSFESTPSTASTLFFLVCELAADPTLQDMLRQELREQTEDGRLPQTHLNELRKMDSVMRESARVNPFSYLVLYRKLQVPTKLSLGPELPAGTNICVDAHHINNSPTLWDRPDVFDGLRHYRARQTPQNENRFKFANLGSDAPGWGDGLQACPGRMFADNTIKIILTHLLLHYDVRLRPGEAKPKKGAMPNGSIMPDLGARILFRSRPAAPWMAPNEKRV; the protein is encoded by the exons ATGATCACCCCGGCCGAGATTCTAGAGCATTACCAAGTTATACGGCAGACATTTGCGCCGCTACGCCTATCGCGATGGCAGCTCATGCGGCTCCTCGCGTCACAGCTCTGGAGAGAGGCCTCTCCCGTCGCCAAGACCGTTggtgtcgccgccgctctgcTTCTGTTGGCGTCCATCGTCGCTTGGATGACCCGTCCGCCGTCTCTGCGGCGGCTGGGCATCCCGCCCGCGATCAAGTCCAAGTCTGGCAGGTTGGACTTCAAGGAGGTTCTAGAAGACACGGCAAGAATG CGCCCAGACACCCCGTTCTATCTCAACGCATTCGGCATCGAATACGTCGTTATGCCGTCCAAATGCTTTGACGAGGTCAAGCGGCTCCCGGAAAAGAACGCCTCGGGCTTTGCGTATTTCTATCAAGTGTTTCATGGGGCGTGGACAGGCGCCGGCGTGCAAACACCGGAACTCGGCAA GACCATCGCCGTGGAACTCACCCGCGCCATACCGTCCCTGGTACAATGGAGACAGCAAGACTGCGCAGCGGCCTTCAACATGGCCGTCGGTGCGTGCCCGGACTGGCGCGAGATCAAACTGTACTCCACGATGCAGGACATGGTCGCCTCCGTCAACGCCAGCGCCATCGTCGGAAGGGAGATGGGTACGGACCAGAAATGGATTCGCGCAGTCGACCGGATGCCCATGGGCGTGGCTATCCCCACCATCATCCTGGGCTACCTGCCAGCCTTTCTCCGGCCCATAACCAAgcccttcctcttcctcccgctTAAGCTGATACGATGGAAGATCAAGCGCATGCTGCGGCCAGTTCTCGAGAGGGACATCCGCGAGTATGAACGCAGCACTGACAAGAAGGATCTGCTCGGCCCCAAGGAGCAGGGCAAGGTGCAGCTTACCGGCTGGTTGCTGGCGCGGTACAAGGGCAAGATGGACTttgacgccctcgtccaAGACTACATCACTCTCTCGTTCGAGTCCACGCCTTCGACGGCATCGactctcttcttcctcgtaTGCGAACTGGCCGCCGACCCAACGCTCCAGGACATGTTGCGCCAGGAGCTTCGGGAACAGACCGAGGACGGCCGTCTGCCCCAGACACACCTCAACGAGCTGCGCAAGATGGACAGCGTTATGCGGGAGTCTGCCCGCGTCAACCCGTTCAGTTACC TCGTACTCTACCGCAAGCTCCAGGTACCTACGAAACTTTCCCTGGGCCCCGAGCTGCCTGCTGGCACCAACATCTGCGTGGACGCTCACCACATCAACAACTCGCCGACCCTGTGGGACCGCCCGGACGTGTTCGACGGCCTCCGACACTACAGGGCGCGCCAGACGCCGCAGAACGAGAACCGGTTCAAGTTCGCCAACCTGGGGTCCGACGCGCCGGGCTGGGGCGACGGGCTCCAGGCGTGTCCCGGGCGCATGTTCGCCGACAACACCATCAAAATCATCCTGACgcacctgctgctgcactATGACGTGAGGCTAAGACCCGGGGAGGCGAAGCCCAAGAAGGGGGCCATGCCGAACGGTTCCATCATGCCGGATTTGGGAGCCAGGATTCTGTTTCGTTCCAGACCGGCGGCTCCCTGGATGGCCCCCAACGAGAAACGTGTCTAG
- a CDS encoding Putative short-chain dehydrogenase/reductase SDR, NAD(P)-binding domain superfamily, with protein sequence MTDPNLITARESPGGPPPGVSMPFRLRWSKTHPPEDPAVSFAGKTVLVTGANTGLGFEAAVKYAALGADKVILGVRSASKGEEAKKRITDLTGCSPDAITILQVDLADFGSVTAFVRDLEKATPRLDVALLNAGLGNPTYEKSSAGWELAVQVNVLSTALMAVLLLPLLRSTAAATAGGSAPHLTFVNSHGHSMVPKDSPLVDGSLFKTANDEETWETNKSYSLVKLLGMAVMQAIARMTIGEKQQQPQIIVNAVCPDLCKTDLGRKWAGFMSNVGKAIFYALFARTAEQGARSLVSATALGPESHGRFWHHDILYPFGELAQDEALMHKTWNEIVEAIAQDQPDILRMLDNPK encoded by the exons ATGACAGACCCGAACCTGATCACCGCCCGCGAATCCCCAGGCGGACCGCCCCCGGGAGTGAGCATGCCCTTCAGGCTTCGATGGTCAAAGACACACCCTCCCGAGGACCCCGCCGTAAGCTTTGCGGGCAAGACGGTGCTCGTGACAGGGGCCAACACGGGACTGGGGTTCGAAGCGGCGGTCAAGTACGCTGCCCTCGGCGCGGACAAGGTTATCCTCGGCGTGCGTTCCGCCagcaagggcgaggaggccaagaagcgcatAACGGACCTCACAGGCTGCAGCCCTGATGCCATCACCATCCTGCAggtcgacctggccgacTTTGGGTCCGTCACGGCTTTTGTTCGCGACCTGGAAAAGGCCACGCCCAGGCTGGACGTGGCCCTGCTCAACGCCGGCCTGGGCAACCCGACGTACGAGAAGTCGTCGGCGGGATGGGAGCTGGCCGTGCAGGTCAACGTCCTCTCCACGGCTctcatggccgtcttgctgctgcccctTCTGCGATCCACCGCGGCGGCTACCGCGGGGGGATCGGCGCCGCATCTGACCTTTGTCAACAGCCACGGGCACAGCATGGTCCCCAAGGATTcccccctcgtcgacggtAGCCTGTTCAAGACGGCCAACGACGAAGAGACCTGGGAGACGAATAAGAGCTACTCGCTCGTAAAGCTGTTGGGCATGGCCGTCATGCAGGCTATCGCGCGCATGACCATCGGCGAGAAACAACAACAGCCGCAGATCATTGTGAACGCCGTCTGTCCCGACCTCTGCAAGACCGATCTGGGTCGCAAGTGGGCAGGCTTCATGTCCAACGTCGGCAAGGCCATCTTTTACGCTCTGTTTGCCCGCACTGCCGAGCAGGGCGCGCGGTCCTTGGTCAGCGCAACGGCTCTGGGGCCAGAGAGCCACGGCCGCTTCTGGCACCACGATATCCTATATCC ATTCGGTGAGCTCGCCCAAGACGAGGCTCTGATGCACAAGACATGGAACGAGATTGTAGAAGCAATTGCCCAAGACCAGCCTGACATACTGAGGATGCTGGATAACCCGAAATGA
- a CDS encoding Putative esterase FrsA, alpha/Beta hydrolase codes for MHHFFKGQFFDFEVCRILGTAVYGGADVAEVLEAVGQIKDGNPDSWNRAWKTQAERALALADEAFKSGDRVAARNAYLRGSNYTRASGYMLTGDGPNRPSARQRAVVEEVQAHFRKAAALMDGPVLFLDIPYQDGTCKSLPAHLYLPPPDRRLPGKIPILISGGGADALQEELFYMHPSAGPDLGYAVLTFEGPGQGITLRRHDTKMRPDWEVVVGAVIDFIEDLADSRPELDLDTSRIAYAGASLGGYFALRAAADPRVKACVALDPLYSFWDFATAHVSPAFIGAWEAGWLSDGVVDACVGVMLALSFQMRWEISVAGTFFGHASPARIMKEMKHYSLGGGYLERVRCPVLVSGAAQSLYLEASHHTMRVYNELTGLAEADKELWMTATPGQGSLQAKMGALRLANQKTFRFLDEKLKIERPRL; via the coding sequence ATGCATCACTTCTTCAAGGGTCAGTTCTTCGATTTTGAAGTCTGCCGCATCCTCGGCACCGCGGTctacggcggcgccgacgtggccgaggtgctcgaggccgtcggccagATCAAGGACGGCAACCCGGACAGCTGGAACCGGGCCTGGAAGACGCAGGCCGagcgcgccctcgccctcgccgacgaggccttcAAGAGCGGTGACCGCGTCGCGGCGCGCAACGCCTACCTGCGCGGCTCCAATTACACCCGCGCCAGCGGCTACATGCTCACTGGCGACGGCCCCAACCGCCCCAGTGCGAGACAgcgggccgtcgtcgaggaggtccagGCTCACTTCCGGAAGGCCGCCGCTCTCATGGATGGTCCCgtgctcttcctcgacatccccTATCAGGACGGCACCTGCAAGTCGCTCCCGGCCCATCTCTACCTCCCGCCCCCGGACCGCCGGCTGCCCGGCAAGATCCCCATCCTCATCAGCGGCGggggcgccgacgccttGCAGGAGGAGCTCTTCTACATGCACCCGTCCGCCGGCCCGGACCTGGGCTACGCGGTCCTGACCTTCGAGGGCCCCGGCCAGGGCATCACGCTCCGGCGGCACGACACCAAGATGCGGCCCGACTGGGAGGTCGTCGTgggcgccgtcatcgacttcatcgaggacctcgccgactCCCGTCCCGAGCTGGACCTAGACACCTCGCGCATCGCCTACGCCGGCGCCTCCCTCGGCGGCTACTTcgccctccgcgccgccgccgacccgcGCGTCAAGGCCtgcgtcgccctcgacccgCTCTACTCCTTCTGGGACTTCGCCACGGCCCACGTCTCGCCCGCCTTCATCGGCGCCTGGGAGGCCGGCTGGCTGTCGGACGGCGTGGTCGACGCCTGCGTGGGCGTCATGCTCGCGCTGTCGTTCCAGATGCGCTGGGAGATCAGCGTGGCCGGCACCTTCTTCGGCCACGCGTCGCCCGCGCGCATCATGAAGGAGATGAAGCACTactccctcggcggcggctacctCGAGCGCGTCCGCTGCCCcgtgctggtctcgggcgCCGCCCAGTCGCTGTACCTCGAGGCGAGCCACCACACGATGCGCGTGTACAACGAGCTGACGggcctggccgaggcggacaAGGAGCTGTGGATGACGGCCACGCCGGGCCAGGGCTCGCTGCAGGCCAAGATGGGCGCCCTGCGCCTGGCAAACCAGAAGACGTTTAGgttcctcgacgagaagTTGAAGATCGAGCGTCCACGGCTATGA
- a CDS encoding Putative peptidase S8/S53 domain, PA domain, Fn3-like domain, peptidase S8, subtilisin, His-active, producing MVRSSLLLPLLAAASAIQAKVHSPKTVAGAFIVELEDGQDASDFYAEAEADATTRMKLDYSLFKGASIQFKNLDTADAKAAKLAGLPSVKNIWPVRTYRIPEPEVVWTGKQGRDYVDLKKRQLGNDTFSSHVQTQVDKLHRDGVTGKGIKVAVIDTGIDYLHPALGGCFGPDCLVSYGTDFVGDAYDGFNEHFPDPDPMDCGGHGTHVAGIIAAQSNPFRFLGTAPGVTLGAYKVFGCDGQVSNDILIAAYNRAYEDGSNIITASIGGPSGWTDEPWAATVSRIVEAGVPCTVSAGNSGDQGIFFASTAASGRYVTAIASFDNAITPAVLIENTFTIDGGAPRKFSYTPGEPDNWAGVELPLWTPSTDPTSTVALGCDPYPADTPDLSGKIVLVRRGTCTFVAKAQNAAAAGAKYLMLYNNAPGASSVTVTSVPEILAIGMTSPSQGAVWLEALAAGSEVVLQMTDPAEAEQILTETPNTATGGSVSSFSSWGPNWDAHQKPQFGAIGGNVLSLYPRALGSYAVLSGTSMSCPQAAGIVALIAEVRKTLDPATIENLLSAHANPVKFNYGTGPDELLAPVSQQGAGLVQAYDAAYATTLLSVSSLSFNDTDNFIPELNFTIKNTGSAAVSYDLSNVGAATAYTFAAAGDLFPAPFPNDLSAEYASVALSESKVSVPAGGEATILVTPTPPALDAGRLPVWSGYIALNGSDGSSLSLPYVGIAGSLHSHVTLDQALMTTSTSAKDEEYEPVPSNHTYILPAPGTANETKAVIPALAINMAFGSPFVRADLVPLTTCPPNSTKEVWGIQTVGQPRSFPSLYVSRGVLSVNWDGQMDDGSYAPAGKYKFAIKSLRVFGDASKLEEYDTTETEPFRIVYGAANATAPARH from the exons ATGGTCAGAAGCAGTCTTTTGCTGCCGCTCCTTGCGGCGGCATCCGCCATCCAGGCCAAGGTCCACTCCCCAAAGACCGTCGCTGGtgccttcatcgtcgagtTGGAGGACGGTCAG GATGCGTCCGACTTTtacgccgaggccgaggccgacgccaCCACGCGCATGAAGCTCGACTACTCTCTCTTCAAGGGCGCCTCCATCCAGTTCAAGAACCTCGACACggccgacgccaaggcggccaagctcgccggcctccCCTCGGTCAAGAACATCTGGCCCGTCCGCACCTACCGCATccccgagcccgaggtcgTCTGGACCGGCAAGCAGGGCCGTGACTACGTGGACCTGAAGAAGCGCCAGCTCGGCAACGACACCTTCTCGTCCCACGTCCAGACCCAGGTCGACAAGCTGcaccgcgacggcgtcaccggcaagggcatcaaggtcgccgtcatcgacacGGGCATCGACTACCTCCACccggccctcggcggctgCTTCGGCCCGGACTGCCTCGTCAGCTACGGCACTGACTTTGTCGGCGACGCCTATGATGGCTTCAACGAGCACTTCCCCGACCCGGACCCCATGGACTGTGGCGGTCACGGCACCCACGTtgccggcatcatcgccgcccagTCCAATCCCTTTAGGTTCCTTGGAACCGCCCCGGGTGTCACCCTGGGTGCCTACAAG GTCTTCGGCTGCGATGGTCAGGTCAGCAACGATATCCTGATCGCTGCCTACAACCGCGCGTACGAGGACGgcagcaacatcatcaccgcctcGATCGGTGGCCCCTCGGGCTGGACCGACGAGCCCTGGGCCGCCACCGTCTCGAGgatcgtcgaggccggcgtcccCTGCACCGTCTCGGCCGGTAACTCGGGCGACCAgggcatcttcttcgcctccaccgccgccagcggCAGGTACGtcaccgccatcgcctccttcgacaacgccatcaCCCCGGCCGTCCTCATCGAGAACACCTtcaccatcgacggcggcgcccccCGCAAGTTCTCCTACACCCCCGGCGAGCCCGACAACtgggccggcgtcgagcttcCCCTCTGGACCCCGAGCACCGACCCCACCTccaccgtcgccctcggctgcGACCCTTACCCGGCCGACACGCCCGACCTGAGCGGCAagatcgtcctcgtccggaGAGGAACCTGCAccttcgtcgccaaggcccagaacgccgctgccgccggtgccAAGTACCTCATGCTCTATAACAACGCCCCCGGCGCCAgctccgtcaccgtcaccagcGTTCCCGAgatcctcgccatcggcatgACCTCGCCCTCCCAGGGTGCCGTCTggctcgaggccctcgccgccggctccgaggTCGTCCTCCAGATGACCGAccccgccgaggccgagcagaTCCTCACCGAGACCCCCAACACCGCCACCGGCGGTTCCGTCTCCAGTTTCAGCTCCTGGGGCCCCAACTGGGACGCCCACCAGAAGCCCCAGTTCGGCGCCATCGGAGGCAACGTCCTCTCCCTGTACCCCAGAGCCCTCGGCTCCTACGCCGTCCTCTCCGGAACCTCCATGTCCTGCCCCCAGGCCGCCGGTATCGTGGCTCTCATCGCCGAGGTCCGCAAGACCCTGGACCCTGCCACCATCGAGAACCTGCTCTCCGCCCACGCGAACCCCGTCAAGTTCAACTACGGCACCGGGCCCGACGAGCTCCTGGCCCCCGTCTCCCAGCagggcgccggcctcgtccaggcCTACGACGCCGCATACGCCACCACCCTCCTCAGCGTCTCCAGCCTCTCGTTCAACGACACGGACAACTTCATCCCCGAGCTGAACTTCACCATCAAGAAcacgggctcggcggccgtctcgtACGACCTGAgcaacgtcggcgccgctACCGCGTacaccttcgccgccgccggtgaccTGTTCccggcccccttccccaacGACCTGTCGGCCGAGTACGCCTCCGTCGCCCTGAGCGAGAGCAAGGTCTCCGtccccgccggcggcgaggccacCATCCTCGTGACCCCGACCCCTccggccctcgacgccggccgcctGCCCGTCTGGTCCGGCTACATCGCCCTCAACGGCTCCGACGGCTCCAGCCTCTCCCTGCCGtacgtcggcatcgccggcagcCTCCACAGCCACGTCACGCTCGACCAGGCCCTCATGACCACCTCGACCAGCGCAAAGGACGAGGAGTACGAGCCCGTCCCCAGCAACCACACCTACATCCTGCCGGCCCCGGGCACCGCCAACGAGACCAAGGCCGTCATCCCGGCACTCGCCATCAACATGGCCTTCGGCTCCCCCTTCGTCCGCGCCGACCTCGTGCCCCTGACCACCTGCCCCCCCAACTCCACCAAGGAGGTCTGGGGCATCCAGACCGTCGGCCAGCCCCGGTCTTTCCCGTCCCTGTACGTCTCCCGCGGAGTCCTCTCCGTCAACTGGGACGGCCAGATGGACGACGGCAGCTACGCGCCCGCCGGCAAGTACAAGTTCGCCATCAAGTCCCTGCGCGTCTTCGGCGACGCGTCCAAGCTTGAGGAGTACGACACCACCGAGACGGAGCCTTTCCGGATCGTCTACGGAGCTGCCAACGCGACGGCCCCTGCGAGACACTAA
- a CDS encoding Putative carboxylesterase, type B, carboxylesterase type B, carboxylesterase type B, active — translation MTRLCYLLSAALACLGIVAAQEPTAQVLNGTYRGRHLSEWDQDAFLGVPFAQPPVGQLRYRWPKSLNSSFDGVRDATEQGYSCMQFRGNFNMSEDCLTLNVVRPAGKFDKPLPVLVWIFGGGLYTGSIADPQYNLSGIVKVSQDMGQPIISVAMNYRLNMYGFLQTQQILAEGSSNAGLLDQRLALRWIQENIAAFGGDPDRVTIWGESAGAQSIAYHLFSYDGRDDGLYRAAILESGGPTGAQVQNLAYYNAPVENLTRTVGCWTAKDQLACLRGLSQADLFAGNPSQVWNPLIDGDFLTGYPSQLIRDGKFVRVPLLTGANSDEGINFNPSSPRPNTEADLFNGFSYWRSYALSPPTIRRLFELYPDDPCTQPPVSITNCSVYPDKGLQWRRGASIGGDLVMISGRRKMCELYARPDVAQPVYSYRFDQLLWNRTEIEGVRHFDNVAFSFQNISGLLGPSPQYDDHARLARAIGQAYVRFVYELDPNSQVGGGGGGGGGGGGNGTLYTNGTGLLPYWPEYDVTAPKNMVLKASKSFIEDDTWRKEGIDFINTYEVARELLA, via the exons ATGACTCGGTTGTGCTATttgctctcggcggcgttggcctGTCTTGGCATCGTTGCAGCTCAGGAACCGACGGCCCAGGTCCTCAACGGCACGTACCGCGGTCGTCACCTGTCTGAATGGGACCAAGATGCCTTTCTCGGTGTGCCTTTCGCCCAGCCTCCCGTCGGTCAGTTGAGATACCGGTGGCCCAAGAGCCTCAACTCTTCCTTCGACGGCGTGCGGGATGCAACTGAGCAAGGGTACAGCTGTATGCAGTTCAGGGGAAACTTCAACATGTCCGAGGACTGCTTGACTCTGAATGTTGTCCGTCCAGCTGGCAAGTTTGATAAACCGCTGCCCGTTCTTGTTTGGATCTTCGGCGGTGGTCTATACACCGGCTCTATC GCCGATCCGCAGTACAACCTCTCGGGCATCGTCAAAGTCAGCCAAGACATGGGTCAGCCCATCATCAGCGTGGCCATGAACTACCGTCTCAACATGTACGGGTTCCTGCAGACCCAGCAGATCCTCGCCGAGGGGTCGAGCAacgccggcctgctcgaccAGCGGCTGGCCCTCCGGTGGATCCAGGAGAACATCGCGGCCTTTGGCGGAGACCCGGACCGCGTGACCATCTGGGGCGAGAGCGCGGGGGCGCAGAGCATCGCCTACCACCTCTTCAGCTacgacggccgcgacgacgggctctaccgcgccgccatcctcgagagcggcggccCGACGGGCGCCCAGGTCCAGAACCTGGCCTACTACAACGCGCCCGTCGAGAACCTGACGCGCACCGTCGGCTGCTGGACCGCCAAGGACCAGCTGGCCTGCCTCCGCGGCCTCAGCCAGGCGGACCTCTTCGCCGGCAACCCGAGCCAGGTCTGGAACCCGCTGATCGACGGGGACTTTTTGACGGGCTACCCGAGCCAGCTGATCCGCGACGGCAAGTTCGTCAGGGTGCCGCTGCTCACCGGTGCCAACAGCGACGAGGGCATCAACTTCAACCCGAGCAGCCCGCGGCCCAAcaccgaggccgacctcTTCAACGGCTTCAGCTACTGGCGCTCCTACGCactctcgccgccgaccatCCGCCGCCTCTTCGAGTTGTACCCGGACGACCCCTGCACCCAGCCGCCGGTGTCCATCACCAACTGCTCCGTCTACCCGGACAAGGGCCTgcagtggcggcgcggcgcctccatcggcggcgacctcgtcatgATCTCGGGCCGGCGCAAGATGTGCGAGCTCTACGCGCGGCCGGACGTCGCCCAGCCCGTCTACAGCTACCGCTTCGACCAGCTCCTCTGGAACCGGACGGAGATCGAGGGCGTGCGGCACTTTGACAACGTCGCCTTCAGCTTCCAGAACATCTCGGGCCTGCTggggccgtcgccgcagtACGACGACCACGCGCGCCTCGCCCGGGCCATCGGCCAGGCCTACGTCCGGTTCGTCTACGAGCTGGACCCCAACTCgcaagtcggcggcggtggcggcggcggcggtggcggtggcggcaacggcacgcTTTACACGAATGGCACGGGGCTGTTGCCGTACTGGCCCGAGTACGACGTGACTGCGCCCAAGAACATGGTCCTGAAGGCGTCCAAGAGCTtcatcgaggacgacacCTGGCGGAAGGAGGGGATAGACTTCATCAACACATACGAGGTGGCGAGGGAGCTTCTTGCATGA
- a CDS encoding Putative BolA protein, translated as MLCRSCRRAIAVATPASNTIARASAASLPIATRNYSSQHATAPRSSPSSVFAYRPSLHIAQTAPKRSYSAETSPSTPSIEKPDHLDAAESTIWDKLVAEFAPSELVVQDVSGGCGSMYAIDITSTKFKGANMLKQQRMVNAVLGDMLKQWHGVQLRTKAP; from the coding sequence ATGCTCTGCAGGTCGTGCCGCCGCGCAATCGCGGTAGCCACACCGGCCTCGAACACCATCGCCAGAGCTTCCGCCGCGAGCCTCCCGATCGCGACCAGAAACTACTCCTCTCAACATGCCACTGCTCCCCGATCAAGCCCGTCTTCCGTCTTCGCATACCGTCCTTCACTCCACATCGCCCAGACGGCCCCGAAGCGGTCCTACTCGGCAGAGACGTCtccatcaacaccatccaTCGAAAAGCCTGACcacctcgatgccgccgagtcGACGATATGGGACAAACTGGTGGCCGAGTTCGCGCCCTCAGAGCTCGTCGTGCAGGACGTCTCTGGCGGCTGCGGCTCCATGTACGCCATTGACATCACCTCGACCAAGTTCAAGGGCGCCAACATGCTGAAGCAGCAGCGCATGGTCAACGCCGTGCTGGGCGACATGTTGAAGCAGTGGCACGGGGTCCAGCTGCGCACCAAGGCGCCGTGA